One Oncorhynchus masou masou isolate Uvic2021 chromosome 2, UVic_Omas_1.1, whole genome shotgun sequence genomic region harbors:
- the LOC135552864 gene encoding uncharacterized protein LOC135552864 — MGQRLSDPVPEVSHREKPKETQEHKDKPKEKRIPQALTFLQLFTLLSCVKVKKTPFDPSQSGDGRKGTTINDTNNNNDSDTGLDYSAGDVKRNKDKSKGKVGGEKHSIESQDHKSRTTQEKEKDIKLRPNSVSPDEQAKETQQKEKKKSIHPAVAALQLFTLFCCGGKVKLRKTRPSQNRQSRKDQDKDNASDTGSDLSGGDVTTQRVKDKSNGKVGREKDRTEVQLLKSSQDHEPENRRTRRQVKTPVEEIYIRPDSLTLPRAHRSVSQLSLARNLAIVPLECQLPGVPLPTSSMATRTERTPSSTNTSTHAQMETQTSDMNTDTQTASTSQSQISMVSSETMIDLHTSDYITQTSTLDMELTPESTKDMITTDEDVKDDSAKDLISTLTDTSMKKSISETSLEDLIAEYEDDNELKDMAASATPATDNDNVDAMLLEIAALFD; from the exons ATGGGTCAGAGACTAAGTGACCCTGTCCCTGAGGTATCCCATAGGGAGAAACCAAAggagacacaggaacataaagATAAACCCAAGGAGAAGAGGATCCCTCAAGCCCTGACCTTTCTTCAGCTGTTTACACTGCTGAGCTGCGTCAAGGTGAAGAAAACACCCTTTGATCCCtcccagagtggtgatgggagaaAGGGAACAACGATAAATGATACAAACAACAATAATGACTCAGATACTG GCTTGGACTACTCTGCAGGTGACGTGAAAAGAAACAAGGACAAGAGTAAAGGAAAGGTTGGGGGAGAGAAACATAGCATTGAATCTCAGGACCACAAATCCAGAACGACACAGGAAAAAGAAAAGGACATTAAACTAAGACCTAACTCG GTCTCCCCTGACGAGCAAGCAAAGGAGACCCagcagaaagagaagaagaagagcatCCATCCAGCTGTGGCGGCCCTGCAGCTGTTCACTCTCTTCTGCTGTGGTGGGAAAGTCAAGCTGAGGAAGACTCGTCCCTCTCAGaacagacagagtagaaaggacCAGGACAAAGATAATGCATCTGATACCG GTTCAGACTTGTCTGGAGGTGATGTTACAACCCAAAGGGTCAAGGACAAGAGTAATGGAAAGGTGGGCAGGGAGAAAGACCGGACTGAAGTTCAGCTGTTGAAATCATCTCAGGACCACGAACCC GAAAATCGAAGGACACGCCGGCAAGTGAAGACCCCTGTGGAGGAAATTTACATAAGACCTGACTCTCTGACTCTACCACGTGCCCAC AGATCAGTCTCTCAGTTGTCCCTGGCTCGGAACCTGGCCATCGTCCCGCTGGAGTGTCAGCTTCCCGGAGTCCCTCTGCCCACCTCGTCTATGGCAACTAGGACAGAGAGAACGCCATCCTCTACCAACACTTCGACACACGCGCAGATGGAAACACAGACATCAGatatgaacacagacacacagaccgcTTCTACCTCTCAGAGCCAGATCTCCATGGTCTCATCGGAGACCATGATAGATCTTCACACGtcagactacattacccagacctCCACTCTTGACATGGAACTGACCCCTGAGAGCACTAAGGACATGATCACTACTGATGAGGACGTGAAGGATGACTCTGCTAAAGATTTGATCTCCACCCTAACAGACACATCTATGAAGAAATCCATCAGTGAGACCAGCCTGGAAGACCTCATCGCTGAGTATGAAGATGACAATGAGCTGAAGGATATGGCTGCCTCCGCTACCCCTGCTACTGATAATGACAATGTGGATGCAATGCTGCTGGAGATTGCAGCACTTTTTGACTGA